One window of the Salvia miltiorrhiza cultivar Shanhuang (shh) chromosome 6, IMPLAD_Smil_shh, whole genome shotgun sequence genome contains the following:
- the LOC130990953 gene encoding microtubule-associated protein RP/EB family member 1C, translating to MATNIGMMDSAYFVGRSEILSWINSTLHLNLSKVEEACTGAVHCQLMDAVHPGMVPMHKVNFDAKSEYEMIQNYKVLQDVFNKLKVTKHIEVNKLIKGRPLDNLEFMQWMKRYCDCANGGQMNNYNALERREACKGGKELSKKSAASQPSTKSSASVPKQGTSHNGRRADAAHANAANQSVKAVRPSSSGGRSGCSDAERTMFEQQITELKLSIDSLEKERDFYFAKLRDIEILCQTPDIEKLPVVGAMKRILYAAEDDASVVAEAQAMMSEQEQGVELSLSTDEGRRNSDSQKRKSIINVDVDAAASNTLSPRQRLSEISDVHCSGSPLVTY from the exons ATGGCGACAAATATTGGGATGATGGACTCCGCATACTTCGTCGGCAGATCGGAGATCCTCTCGTGGATCAATTCTACTCTCCATCTCAATCTCTCCAAAGTTGAAGAG GCTTGCACCGGCGCCGTCCATTGCCAGCTGATGGATGCGGTTCACCCAGGGATGGTTCCGATGCACAAAGTCAATTTCGACGCCAAGAGTGAGTATGAGATGATCCAGAACTACAAGGTCCTTCAAGATGTTTTCAACAAGCTCAAGGTCACCAAG CACATAGAGGTGAACAAATTAATCAAAGGAAGGCCGCTGGATAATTTGGAATTTATGCAGTGGATGAAGCGTTACTGTGATTGTGCTAATGGAGGACAAATGAATAA TTACAATGCCTTGGAAAGAAGGGAGGCATGCAAGGGTGGTAAAGAGCTGAGCAAGAAATCTGCAGCATCACAACCTTCAACTAAGAGTTCAGCCTCTGTacccaaacaaggaacctctcATAATGGTAGAAGGGCTGATGCTGCTCATGCCAATGCAGCAAATCAATCTGTTAAGGCAGTTAGACCTTCTTCAAGCGGTGGACGATCTGGCTGCTCCGATGCAGAACGCACCATGTTTGAGCAACAG ATTACTGAGTTGAAGCTATCAATTGATAGTTTAGAGAAGGAGAGAGACTTCTACTTTGCCAAACTGAGAGATATTGAGATCTTGTGCCAGACACCTGATATTGAAAAACTACCT GTGGTTGGAGCGATGAAGAGAATCTTGTATGCTGCGGAAGATGATGCATCAGTTGTTGCAGAAGCTCAAGCTATGATGTCGGAGCAGGAGCAGGGAGTCGAGCTCTCGTTGTCGACGGATGAGGGGAGGCGTAATAGTGACTCTCAAAAGAGGAAAAGCATCATCAATGTTGATGTTGATGCTGCTGCTAGCAACACATTGTCTCCGAGGCAGAGGTTGTCTGAAATCTCAGATGTCCACTGCAGTGGATCTCCTCTAGTCACTTATTGA